From Bombyx mori chromosome 18, ASM3026992v2:
ACGACTAGCACAATccgaacatttttttattttattttttattgctagatgggtgaacgagctcacagcccacttggtgttaagtggttactggagcccatagacatccacaacgtaaatgcgccacccaccttgagatataagttctaaggtctctcaagtatagttacaacggctgccgcatccttcaaaccgaaacgcattactgcttcacagcagaaataggcagggcggtggtacctacccgcgcggactcacaagaggtcctgccaccagtaaacataggattacatttttttaggCCTTCCTTTTTTAACAATATTGTGATATTATTAATAACACAAATTGACGATCAAGAaggaaacattttaaattaaaaataggtcGGTATGTTCTAGAAATCTTCGcacttatttttataatacacatATACTCTATCTACCCTTGTGTTTGTCTGTAAACATACAAGAATAGATTATGATACTGTAGTCAGATGACAACAATTCTCCACTGTAATAAAAACAGCAGACTTGTCTGTATCTGTCAATATACTCTtattacaaaaatgttattatattataaacccGCTCATATTCCGTAACCCTACACGATTCTTTATTACGTCGCctctttcaaaataaaatgtgtaggttataaaagcttattaaatcttagatttttaagaaatttttgTTCCTAAGCAAATTGTATTCACATTATGCCTGTCGATAAAACCCGACAACAACTCAACaccagaagtcgtcgtggcctaaaggataagtcgtccggtgcattcgtgtcgaacAATGCACCGTTGGTCGAAtcccaggctggtaccaattttcctaatgaaatacgtactcaacaaatgctcacgattgacttccacggtgaaggaataacatcgtgcaataaaaatcaaacccgcaaaattataatttgcgtaattactggtggtaggacctcttgtgagtccgcgcgggtaggtaccactgccctgcctatttctgccgtgaagcagtaatgcgtttcggtttgaagggtggggcagccgttgtaactatacttgagaccttagagcttatatttcaaggtaggtggcgcatgtggatgtctatgggatccagtaaccacttaacaccaggtgggttgtgagctcgtccatccatctaagcaataaaaaaataaaaagcctctttatttttgtatattgaaAGAGTTTATGGCAAAATGACGAAtctagatttaattttttattttattttaatgtccctatatatttttttgaaccGACCAGCTTCAATCCACAAACTGTGCCGCGTATTAaaccatatatatattttttttattattttttattgcttagatgtgtggacgagctcacagcccacctggtgttaagtggttactggagcccatagacatctacaacgtaaatgcgccatacaccttgagatatagttctaaggtctcagtatagttacaacggctgccccacccttcaaaccgaaacgcattactgcttcacggcagaaataggcggggcggtggtacctacccgtgcggactcacaaaaggtcctaccaccagtaaagttaaaattaaacacCTAACATAAGTGTACTACTACTTATGTgaggtattaatttttttctttgattttatagtaaaatttgtacttaaaagttttatattgtactcaataccgtctttaccataagggcacacgggacccgtgcccagggcccccattctcaggggcccccgaaagaccgacaatttctcccacacgtttattctcaaaacatttttgtcgggcacattacacttttttcacaaatcagtaatcagacgGTATATTATATaagcatatactatgcctataatagaatattttgctcaacagaaatcccgaaagaaaccgttatcgaaatcgtaaccaaaaaaccagcagcattctaatatcattaatgacatattatatcatactgtttgattacttataataaatggtcatactcagtaaaaaaatgttattattattcgctttttttactttccaaaagagcctcaaattcttgtgtgcccaagggccccaccctagtttaagacgtccctgattgtactgtaaaattgaCACTGTACAACACTCTTATACTTTAGTGTTGAAAACGTAGAAATTATCGCAGCTAAAACAAAGGAGAACGGTCTTTTGAAGaaacaatttataattgttGCATTATGAATACGTGTATTTCAACATCCAGTTTCTTCAAATCGTTCGTTATTGTACAGCACGCAATATCCATATTTAAGTAACTTACTATTTCTACTAACACACTCGAGCATATCTATAAATTAGCGCCTGTGTTGTTtgtttatccttttttttattgcttacgccggtgggcgagctcacgattaatgctaagtggttaccggagcccatagacatctacaacataaattccgccacccaccttgagatataagttccatgGTCTAGTAagatggctgccccacccttcaaaccgaaacgcattactgcttcacgacagaaataggcacggcggtggtacctaccggtgcggactcacaggacgtGCTACCACCTATCACATATTAGTTTACCCTAATTAAGGTGGTAAATGTTTTCTggaaaatatagttttaaaataatatattagtttttttctCGATTTTCTCGAATTCTAGGcaatattaaaactacttttacgatttgatTCACGtgttttttgatttttaattgacATTACATTAAATTGATCCCGACGTTTAGGCTACTCCACAAATTTCGTGGTCACGGTCGGAATaaagtcaaatatttttttttttcgtaaaaaatttaaattagttcCGTTATTCTATACCTATTTTTTGTGCAGCCCCAATCGTGTATAGAATGAAATCTCGGATTAACGTATTATCAAACGATCCGGGACTAATGCACATGCTATCGCCTGTCTGGGACTGTGGTCAAACCACCGGATACCCTAGCCCAAGCTTGACCAATGGTTCGACCAATGCTTTCTTCTACAACCCGCCACGATAACGATTTAAATTACTAGCTCCtactaaaaaaaacagaaaaagccTATTCATTAATAATGAGTTCACAATAACTAgtatggagttttttttttattgcttagatgggtggatttAGTATTGTACTGATAAATACAATTCGCGTTTATTGTACTATCATTCGAAGCGCGACCTTCGGATGTGCCGGGCTGCAATTACAAGATTGACGGTTGCATTTCAAGGTTGACCAGAGCGCGTTTGCAGTTTCAGTAACAACCTATACTTATGCTTTCAGTGCTTAGCATTACAAGCGAGTTTACTATTGCTTTGAATACCTacctataattttaatatttaaactcatagacatcaataacgtaacTGCTAACACCCGCCCTGTGACATGAGAGAAGGGGCCTTGTACCCCCTtgcgggggcacggagcgggcctcgagAAAATCCCTCTGCCCGGGCTGAATCTCCCTGCCTaatgaggcaggggtgatgcgctGCAGGATGTTGTAAGGTAGGCTTGAGGTGGTGATGCGTGGGACTCTCTCTCCTTCATCTTTTTCTTCTCTTCATCCCTCTTCTCTTCTTTCTTCAGTCTTGGTTCTTCGTCAGGGGCGGCTGCTACTCTCTTccattttttaagctattgcatagattttatcgcgggccttgggtgcggcttgagagcggaatcatgaaattccgtaacgaaaaaaaccttccaccagttccacccctcactacgcctactatgtagctcgcgtttaacacattcatacgttgcgcttgtgtagtgtttaaagtaagaagtctaaacaccgatttctgtagtatcaaaatatgtgatataatttcgtgggtaacacaacgatagcgcgattcagcttttggGTCAAGTgccatctatcggcgacaaacggaattgtaaaatagaaaattatatcacattacaatgcgttgggcgtgccattttctatcgcttagtcgaagaattttattactactcctactgctcattcagtgattggagtgacattaaaaataaactagctaaaccgttgattctgagcgaatgagagttagaactagcatccaaaggcgtgtctctattccatgtagcgccctctagtgagtgcgcggtcaaaatggaatactcacaatgtagcagattcattgaaagttagcccactgagtttctcgccggatcttattttattgttgttaaattattattgtcgatttataattgtataagttgataaaaaatgctatgcaatagctttaccgcggcagtctccgagtgccacacgtcttttttttttcactctttttctatcattattttttttcacagGGATTCTAAGTCCCATTTATATACTAGATTCCAGCTCCATCATTCAAaccgaaaaatattaatactttGAACGGACTCATGACACACCCTACCAACAGTACTACCTAATATACGAGAATatacctctctctctctcttcgatcgattcctcactgctgaggatcgtgaatATACCATCGGGcctataaaatattcattaaataattaagttttaattattatattgttgacATCTTCGAATAATTGTGAGTTTgagctataataataaaacgataATATCAAAGAAAATACAAGAAAACTTTATGATACAAACAGTAGTTAAAAATGACCAAACGCGCCGCTATTTGACAATTATGACAAATGTCATAATATCCAACGTGTTACGTCACGGTTTGTGGGCTTATTACGTAATAGCGTTTCAACCGCAACGCTTGCAAGCTGATCGTGTGCTCAATTAAGTAcaagatatctatatatattaatacgtgaagcaaaaactttgtatccctttttacgaaaattgcgcggacggagaagtatgaaattttccacacttatagagaatatagagaagaagtgcacaatgctaatattttttttaaataatgcataaaagacacattgaatcaataaagaaaacattacacacactacataccatgtgtttgacacgcatgcatactattgtaaaacttttgttcttgacgtctgttgtcaaattgaaattaaatattgtttgtctttgttaatattttttatagtctagTCTTGgcgaatcataatagtgtacaatcttacaattccaattaattatagtcgaatttcgactactgcgggacctctagtatttactTAATCTTGGGCGTAAATCAGACGTTCTTGTCCGAAGACATATACTCTGTATACATGTGTACAAATTCCTCTAATCTAAAATATACACCTTAATGTAATGCTCGTGCACTTCTTACGGGTTTTAGAGCGAGACAGAACCACTGCACGCATTAAATTTCCATAgaccattttattttttcctgcctaagttGATGGTCTTGAAAGACCATTTCGGCGTAACCTTagtaagtaggtgagctcacggggctcaaacctgacgacgttgctaatactaaccctagtaagagcagtgcttcgcagaatctaccaccggatcggagccgcgacccattgagaagatcctgcgagaaactcagtgggctgtgtctgtgagttaatttactcgccgggCCCTTTCGCAaatgacgggttcgacgagaacgatgaccggtgcttgaggtacctaaaagtaccgttagtggatcgggaggatcggaAATGACATGTAGATCATAATAAAAAACGGCTCTTGTATACAGCGGCGGGACCAAAGGTGGACTCCTTTCCCATCTGAAGGCGATGATTCGCCAGAATTGCGGAGGCTCTGGGTGACAGCTGGTTGCCCCAGGATCAAACGCGAGTTCAATGAGCTAGAAGCAGAGCTGGTGACTAAAATTAGTTCCTTCAGGGGCTATACCTGGAAGGAGGGAATAGAGGAGGCCTGTGAGGATCCCTCTATCGTTTCGCTCCAccggctttgtcgccagctcaCTAATCAGCCAGACCTCGTCTCTCCACTTATGGACGAAACGGGGATGCATCACGGTTCAGGCTCATGCCGACATTCTGATAATGTATATTATGATCTCCCAAAACAACATTACTTATATATTACCATACCATTTAAATGAGTTTCAAAATTAGGCCGAGCGCTTCAGAGTTTCTTGAAAGATCCACATTAGAAAAATAATCTACTTAAATAatggactttaaaaaaaaatagtatattttaaTCGTTTTTCGGGTTTTTTTCGATTcgcagatataattaaaactatttttacggtttaatcgcgCCGTTTTTATTGCAATTTCATTATTACCGGCATTTTGAATACTCcacagttttcgtagtcacCAACAATTAAAATGTTACTTATCTAAATaatcaacaaataataattatttgctaaataaggtgatgtaaatatagtttttaattattaagaaaTTTATTGTTTCGTACGAAATACTTTAGCGGATGCTCCGATAACTTGATGAACTTTGTAATGAACGATTAGTTTTTGTGTATGTGGGTACATTAGGGTATTATTAAATTGATACATAGAGTAGAACTGTTCAAAGATTATTATAATAGAAGGAAACATTATTGACCAAACAGATAAGGCCTACGATAGTGAGAAATGTGTATACGAAAGTTGAGGATAAATGGTGAGGTCCTATAAAAGTTTGacttttaaaagaaataattatttgttttttctgCTTTCATTAAATGCATTGAATCTTTTTAGGCGATTTCAAAACAAGgacaaaattctcaattcgtccgtatttattttatgtgtgtTATATATTACTTGTGAACGTTTTTCTAGAAAGATCGATTTTAGTGATTCTTTTGTTAATTGAAAGGTGGTGCCTCTCATGTCCTCTTATTTTATCAAGTCGTTTTTGaattatccttaataatgcatacTTGATTGACTAAgactacattgatgatattctgATTTAATGTGTTGCAACTGATTTAAAATGTTTGGTAGccagctgcttggctctgcccctggcattgttgaagtccatgggcgacggtaaccactcaccatcgggtgggccgtatgcacgggcaataataaaatttggttttcttttttcttattttttgtattcttattatttatttttattggtattatcATTAAGAGATATAAATTATCGGCTTAATTCCTATTAGAAATCATAAATACACTAGCCGATAGACGTTCGCGCCGAGAGACAGCCTTTCCCCGGTTTCTTAAAATGATCTAGATTGCAGTGGCTTGTACCGAGTAAGTGCGACCTCAGTGTTCATAGTGcgtattttttaacgttctcgatagcgtaaaagttaactaaaatctGTATGGAGTTTGAAGGTTTGCCTACGTTTTtcgctagggacgctgttccaactacatacaaattgattgatttaacttttacgctatggagAACGTTATAAGACTCGCACTTAACACACAGATCATTTATACGCCTTCCTCGCTGCTACTGCCGCACCCTGATTCAATAAAAAGTGTTTTCTTGAAACCTAAATGAGTCGTTAATTCGTTTCAGAGAGAAAATCAAGGAATCAGTGGAGATACCAATTCTAACAAGATGTTGTTTTTGTTTCCCGCTACGGAGAGGTCTCATCGCTTTTGCATACACGAATTTGGTATgtaattgtatgtttttttttcttttcttagttggtcggacgagctcacagcccacctggtgttaagtggttactggagcccatatacatctacaacgtaaatgcgccacccaccttgagatataagttataaggtctcatgtatagttacaacggctgcaaggcccttcaaaccgaaacgcattactgcttcacggcagaaataggaacggtggtggcacctacccgcgcagactcacaagaggtcttaccaccagtaattacgcatataatataattttgcgggtttgatttttattacacgatgttattccttcaccgtggaagccgatcgtaaacatttgttgagtacgtatttcattaggaaaattattggtaccagcctggggttcgaacaccggtgcatcgctcaacacgaatgcgtcTTACGtgtcttaccctttaggcctTTAATTAGCTTAGTTAGCTTTGAAGTATAGACTATTTACAACAAAAGtgcttaattaatattaaatttacagCATAATCTCtattcattgtcattatattatatggaccttttcgaatattttacgatTTTCTTGGTTGAACGCAACTATCAGTTGTCCTACGTCGCACTGtgaaatgttaaaattaaattcaaattcaaaatcatttatttcaacttagatgtcagtatgacacacttgttgaatgtcaaaatataaataaaaatgttaactctaccaccggttccaaaaaaaccacagtcctgagcagaaccggcgaaacaaacacagcaggctttttttttgtttttttcctcaaatattttctaatttttttaaaataagtaaaaatatttacaataaacgaaaaaacaagtcaaattTATTCTTTCACTAGCCGTAAACCAAAGAAAAAGACTATACCTAAGTCTTCTAGGAGCGTTACGTTACTGCTAAAACTATCGCAGTTTTGATTGAAGTTTCTTTTTATTCTTCAATTACATGTTGCAATAGTAGTCCACCATTACAGATGCTAACGTTACAAAATATTCGTCGAGGCAGCAAACTTGCGACACCGTCGCCGGACGTTTCTCTGTATCGGCGATATCGTTTACGAGAATCCGATAATAATGCATTCGTAATCTTTCCACAATGTCTCTTTGAAATCTgaatcgagtttttttttttaaatattactaattttagtttttgttattagaaTGATTAACTGTATCTTATTGCCTAGATTTCTTGATGCCATATATTATGATGTCAATATTACGAAGTCCTCAATATCAGAACTATTCACCTATGTTTAGAGAGACCCAAGTTACCAAGCTGGCTTAACTTTATCAGCTCATGGTCCAGTTTAAGGTGAGCTATTTGTTTTCCAGATCCTGACTTTAGTAGTGACGTCGTTTTTATCACTGTACATCTCCGTAATAAGAAACTCCTCGCAGCAACAGCAGCAGGAAATGGCATCGGAATTGATACGGTTGATAGTGGACACCGTGGCTTTGTTAATCGAGGTCACCATGACCACGGTCTTCGTTGTCGCACTGCATAAGGTCTGTTTAAATGttatgaaattttgtttatttatttatttaactcacaaaaactaatttattttacagtaTTTATATTATAGCAACTAGCCTAAAAGGCTTGGgaataaatatgataaaagCATAAATATACCAGAGGGAAGCTCTGATTGCGATCAGACCTCGAACCCTCGGTCACTAAATACCTTGTTATACCTATACATTcctatgttgtttttatttatgacaCTTTCTGCAAAATTTACTAAGGCATTCaaccagtcaaccaaagataATGctgagtaaatagtggtaggcgcaatgaaatttatattaaattacaaatatatatacaatcacatatacatatatacataaatacatacatattatatatttatactataatatttttttctgcatATTCCAGAAACATGTTCTCCTTATGAAACTCTACCTATACTTCGAAATAATTTACTCCACAATCGGGTTCGCGTACAGCCTCGCCTTCATCAACAAGGAGACAGCAAGCgaattattcttaattttattccaACTGAGTAAGTATTGTAGTTATATGGAATCATTATGTCCCTTTTGACTGCTTATAGAAGAGGcggatataatataaatacaaatgacttcattttatttattgcttagatgagtggacgagctcacagcccgcccgctgttaagtgattactagagcccatagacatctacaacgtaaatgcgccatccaccttgagatataagttataaagtctcagtatagttacaacggctgtcccgcccttcaaaccgaaacgcattactgcttctcgacagaaataagcgggctggtggtacctacgcgtacggactcacaagaggtcctaccaccagtaaattcgacGAAGAATTATGCGTTTTATCACACATATATATTGCTATATATATTGACATTGACAATATTGCGTAGAGTATTGACCATGCAATTTTACGTTACGTACATTAAGTAAATTGACATTACGTAAACTATTTACTACCCCGCGAAAACTGGACTGAAAGGTCCTCCTAtaatctttaattatttaatcgtTAGAGATAGACTGATCTACTTGCGTATATAcgtgttgattttttattttattttagcacTGCAAATCTACTTGGTAATATTAATATGGAGCTCAATAGTGAAGATGGAAAGAGACGGTTCTGTAAAATACACAAGAGAAAGCGGCACAGCATGATGACTtagataaacattttatttttttattcattttaagattattatttttttcagtatAAACCTAATGTGTccattttactttaattaaaaaaaaaaacacgagagATAGATCTCAAATCCTTTGACTTATTTGTTAGGTATATTTTCAATAGCAAATTTGGCGATACATTTGTAATActctcaaatataataaatataatataaatgtaatattctCAAAAATAATTCCATTAAAACTCGCGTCTTTACACTCTTTTTCTAAAACTTTTCAAAGGAGATCGCCAAAACGTATCGTACAATTTTGTATCaataaactatatataaatatagctaTATAGGTAGAACTTATctaactttaaaaatcaaagagcgtgtgggttttttttctacctatgctgatagccttgagaagctatttcagcttctccttgacgtgtacgtgagctcacggggctcaaaccgggagtgtcgctaacactggccctaacaagagcagtatttcgcagaatctaccaccggatcgaaaacgcgacccactgagaagatccggcgagaaactcaatgggctaagCGTATATATATGTAGTAAAGCTGGCAAAGTTTAGAGGTGAGACGTTAAAATATACATGAACCTTGACACGTCTTGTCACTGTCATTGTCCTCGGTCCTGATAACGACCAGGACTACGACTGCGATACCACCAGTTCTCCGCCTTCATGGCGAATTTTTGTCCTTAAGCTCTCGTCGATTCCTGAACTAATTAATGGTGCCTTAATGTATATTTATCTTGAaccaacaaattattatttttttaccgaATTTTTTATACTAAAATTGTTAGTTTTGTAAAAGTTTTTACGAAAGGTAAAATAAGGTTTAGAGagttaagtaattaattaaggATTAAGGTTTAaagttttgaaatataattgaTAATTGTAACCTTAGTATAATGATACTCTCTGCGGCTATGTTAGATGTTACAAACTATTATTTCATCACCTTCCATCCATATTCCGTACCCTGAGCTTAGTCTCTCCACCGATTCCCATCCTGAATCCTTGACCATATTCCTAAAGGTTAGAGGCTAGACAAGATGacggtaaaataaaatttagagaTACATATTTATAACCTTTAGGAATATCATTGAATATTGTACCCTTAGTGTAATGATACTCTCTGCGGCTATGTTAGAAGTTACAAACTACTATTTCACCACCCTCCAACCATAATGTTACTCTGAGCTTAGCCTCTCCACTTATTCCCATCAGGAATCCTTGACCATATTCCTAAAGGTTAGAGGCTAGACAAGTTTaccttaaaattaaaagatagATCAAAAAACAATATGTAGATAACACTACATAATTTTTTCACTGGTTAATAATCACGTACACTCAGTTCTTCCACGAAGACAATGAAGCattagaaattttaaataaatgcgaaatttaacaataaattttatgataataaaatggATGGCGATGTCGCTGTAAAGCATTTtcttcttatatttttttattccaccGTCGTAACTATATTTCTTAAATAAGAATTGTTCGGTTTTGCTATAATATTTAAGATAAGGTTTTCGTGACACGAAAAACCAATTAATCGATAAAAAAGATGACAcgacaaattaataatattaatcgtgTCGTGTCGTCGTGTAGTGTCGTGTCGTGTCATCGTGTCCGTGTCGTCTTAAATTTCTTCATGTTTAATCTTCTGAATGCTTACGTTAGCATATAGTGTCTTAAGCTCAATGTATTATAAATTGTAAGTCTATAAAAATAAGTACATTCCGTGATGAGTGGTGTATTTTTAATGACAACTTAAGCgatataccaaataaaactcaTGAAATTGTGTACGTCTTATGAATTTTTCCTTGGATTTTAATGACAAATGATTCTTCAGTTTTAAATACACATTTTGGAATCGAG
This genomic window contains:
- the LOC101745090 gene encoding uncharacterized protein LOC101745090, giving the protein MSATLQSSLKEKIKESVEIPILTRCCFCFPLRRGLIAFAYTNLILTLVVTSFLSLYISVIRNSSQQQQQEMASELIRLIVDTVALLIEVTMTTVFVVALHKKHVLLMKLYLYFEIIYSTIGFAYSLAFINKETASELFLILFQLTLQIYLVILIWSSIVKMERDGSVKYTRESGTA